A stretch of Bacillus pseudomycoides DNA encodes these proteins:
- a CDS encoding cysteine hydrolase family protein, with product MKTALLLVDIQNDYFPNGKMELRGAVEASEYASQLLQHFREMNQPIFHIQHVSIKKTATFFLPNTEGVHIHENVRPLKNETVILKHYPNSFRETDLLEQLQQLKIEHVIICGMMTHMCIDATVRAAFDLDFRCTVVHDACATKELIFKNATIPAVYIHNTILASLNDVYADVMSTEEFLSSRNPI from the coding sequence ATGAAAACAGCCCTTTTACTCGTTGATATTCAAAATGATTATTTTCCAAATGGTAAGATGGAACTACGTGGTGCCGTTGAAGCTAGCGAGTATGCAAGTCAACTACTTCAGCATTTTCGAGAGATGAACCAACCTATTTTTCATATCCAACATGTATCTATTAAAAAAACTGCTACTTTTTTTCTTCCTAATACAGAAGGTGTCCATATTCATGAAAATGTTCGCCCCTTAAAAAATGAAACTGTTATTCTCAAACACTATCCAAACAGTTTTCGGGAAACCGACCTACTAGAACAATTACAACAATTAAAAATTGAACATGTGATTATATGTGGAATGATGACTCATATGTGTATTGATGCCACAGTAAGAGCTGCTTTTGATCTCGATTTTCGTTGCACTGTAGTGCATGATGCATGCGCAACAAAAGAACTCATCTTTAAAAATGCTACGATTCCTGCTGTTTATATCCATAATACAATTTTAGCAAGTTTGAATGACGTATATGCAGATGTCATGAGTACGGAAGAATTCTTAAGTTCTAGAAACCCTATCTAA
- a CDS encoding HXXEE domain-containing protein — translation MIHLIQVPKIKHISTNIIVWFIPLLFFIHNLEEAIQIPQYLADEFSINFISNHQFIVAICILTTIVLLFIILYQFHIISSIYWIIFIQGAIFFNAVQHIVLFFVYRSYNPGIISAFVIVLFSLYAFSLVKLLINKKKLVLTLVFSLLTYPFMIWITLFLASFFT, via the coding sequence ATGATTCATTTGATTCAAGTACCTAAAATTAAACATATATCTACCAATATTATAGTTTGGTTTATTCCCTTATTATTTTTCATTCACAACCTTGAAGAGGCTATCCAAATACCACAGTATCTTGCTGATGAATTCTCTATTAATTTCATAAGTAACCATCAATTTATCGTAGCGATTTGTATATTAACAACCATTGTTCTACTCTTCATTATCCTATACCAATTTCATATTATATCGTCTATTTACTGGATTATTTTCATACAAGGAGCTATTTTCTTTAACGCCGTTCAACACATTGTTTTATTTTTCGTTTATCGCTCTTACAATCCTGGGATAATATCCGCATTTGTGATTGTACTGTTTTCCCTCTATGCATTCTCACTAGTAAAATTATTAATTAATAAAAAGAAACTAGTCCTTACACTAGTTTTCAGTTTACTCACTTACCCTTTTATGATTTGGATCACCTTATTTTTAGCTAGCTTCTTTACTTAA
- a CDS encoding DUF3926 domain-containing protein yields MREELLRKVIRTKIEVGMHILGELPTPVQHSAKKFLNILQEELSSCNQEKTQTTKSNLQSITIE; encoded by the coding sequence ATGCGTGAGGAGTTATTAAGAAAAGTCATTCGTACGAAAATAGAAGTTGGGATGCATATCCTAGGTGAACTACCAACTCCAGTTCAACACTCTGCTAAAAAATTTCTAAATATCTTACAAGAAGAGCTTTCTTCTTGTAACCAAGAAAAAACACAAACTACGAAAAGCAACTTACAAAGTATTACGATTGAATAA
- a CDS encoding acyltransferase family protein → MNSEPKKNYVEYIDVLRVFSMLAVVFLHTAAGSLRGNLGSSTWHISNTITAVFSTSVPIFFMISGAMLMRSKKTTSLQITYTQRLPKLVIPFVLWSIIAILYFGPKPLQITSIIKSILYMPNQATTVHLWFMYAIIPLYILSPILKKMVDSLSSDLVKYMLILWFVTNSLLPTIAGFVPDKLKPIFTLYADFDMYFLGGYLGYFLLGYYLMTYEKKISKKLLIFIIIIDTLIITLGTWYKTVSIGEYSEVFKMYVRVFEVILSGAIFLLAKEWFRNHSLKTYMSRFVQILSPLSFGVYLMHNLVVAYVVNKLHLWPAQSTFMLMVGFGISALITIAVIIIFASFKVTCYPLTGMNFKEACRTCNIQFLWRTLFKRSNDEK, encoded by the coding sequence ATGAATAGTGAACCCAAAAAGAATTATGTGGAGTATATCGATGTACTGCGTGTATTTTCTATGCTTGCGGTTGTTTTCCTTCATACTGCTGCAGGAAGCTTACGTGGAAACTTAGGATCGAGTACTTGGCATATATCTAATACAATAACAGCCGTTTTTAGTACGAGTGTACCTATATTTTTTATGATATCTGGTGCAATGTTAATGCGTAGTAAGAAAACAACTTCTCTTCAAATAACATATACGCAAAGGTTACCAAAATTAGTAATTCCATTTGTTCTGTGGTCAATCATTGCTATTCTATACTTTGGTCCTAAGCCGTTACAAATAACAAGTATTATTAAGAGTATATTGTATATGCCAAATCAAGCAACAACAGTTCATCTTTGGTTTATGTATGCAATTATCCCTTTATATATTCTTTCACCCATTTTAAAAAAGATGGTTGATTCACTGAGTAGTGATCTTGTAAAGTATATGCTGATTCTCTGGTTTGTAACAAATTCATTGCTTCCAACAATTGCAGGATTTGTTCCGGATAAACTAAAGCCAATTTTTACTTTGTATGCAGATTTTGATATGTATTTTTTAGGTGGGTATTTAGGTTATTTTCTTTTAGGCTATTATTTAATGACTTATGAAAAGAAAATATCAAAAAAACTATTAATATTTATTATTATCATAGATACTCTCATTATTACGCTAGGTACTTGGTATAAAACAGTATCGATTGGCGAATATTCTGAGGTATTTAAAATGTACGTTAGAGTGTTCGAAGTAATATTGTCAGGTGCAATCTTTTTACTAGCAAAAGAGTGGTTTAGAAATCATTCTTTAAAAACTTATATGTCTAGGTTTGTACAAATATTATCTCCGCTTTCGTTCGGTGTGTATTTAATGCATAATTTAGTAGTTGCATATGTTGTAAATAAGTTGCACCTTTGGCCAGCGCAGTCAACTTTCATGTTAATGGTCGGTTTTGGAATAAGTGCTCTTATAACAATTGCAGTTATTATCATTTTTGCAAGTTTTAAGGTGACTTGCTATCCATTAACAGGAATGAATTTTAAAGAAGCGTGTCGTACATGTAATATTCAATTCTTATGGAGAACTTTGTTTAAAAGAAGTAATGATGAGAAATAA